TCGGGGTTGGGGTCGCTAAGACGTCCTTTTACCCCCACCCGCGCCTTCGGCGCGACCTCCCCACAAGAGGGAGGTAGAGGTGACGCTACTTCGGCCTTTTAAACCGCTTCCTTTCCTTCTCCACCTCTGCCCGGCACACACAGCCTTCGAGATGGTCGTTGACCAGCCCCATCGCCTGCATGAAGGCGTAGACCGTGGTCGGGCCGACAAAGCTCCAGCCGCGCTTCTTCAGCTCTTTCGAGATCCTGACCGAAACCGCCGTCGTCGGATTGGCGCGCAGATGCGCAAGGTCGATGACCGACGGCCGCTCGTCGGGGCCTGGCTCGAACTTCCAGAACCAGGCGGCCAGCGAGCCGGCCTCGTCGGCAAGCTCACGGGCACGCTTGGCGTTGTTGATGGTCGAGACGATCTTGCCGCGATGGCGGATGATGCCGGCATTGCCGAGCAGGCGTTCGACGTCCTGGTCGGTGAAGCGCGCCACCTTGTCGAAGTCGAAATTGGCGAAAGCCTCGCGGAAATTCTCGCGCTTGCGCAGGATGGTGAGCCATGACAGACCCGACTGGAAGCCTTCCAGACAGATCTTCTCGAACAGGCGGCGATCGTCCGCCACCGGCCGGCCCCACTCATGATCGTGATAGTGCAGGTAATCCGGCAGATTGCCATGCCAGAAGCAGCGCGCGATACCGTCGGGGCCGTCGAGCAGGCCGGCATTTTCTTGTCCCATCGCCACAAATCCGTTCGTTAATGCGCACAAGCGCCCATTTTACCGTGGCTTTACCAGATTCCTGAACCGGCCGGTAACCACACCAAAAAGTTTACTGACAAGTCGGCATTTTACGCATTCCGATTCATGTTTTGCTTGCCGCTCCGCGCCAAGGATCGCCACGCCGAGGGCCTGCCCGCCTTCGGACGAGTTCGACGATCAAGGTGCGTTCCGATGAAGACAGCGTTCACTTTCGTGCTCGGCGCGGCCGCGGTGCTTGCCGCCGGCGCGACGACCTCTTTCGCCAATGACCGTTATGCCGACAGGCCGCCGGTGATGGTGAGCCCCGATCTTTCGGCACCCTGGGTGCTGCAGCTCGGCCATGCGCCGGGCATCGTGCGTCCGACCCGGCAGGCGACGCAACAGCCGCTGCGGCGGCTTTTCCAGGCGCAGCCCGACCGGCAGCGCACCGCGGCCGTGCAGCAGCCGGCCAAGCGCATGGTGATGCGGCCACAGATCAACCCGATCTACCTGCCGCAGGAAGTGGCGTACGACGGCCCGCAGAAACCCGGCACCATCGTCATCGATACCAAGCAGAACTTTCTCTTCCTGATCGAAAAGGACGGCAAGGCGCGGCGTTATGGCGTCGGCACCGGCAAGCCCGGTTTCGAATGGTCGGGCACGCACAAGATCACCGACAAGAGGGTGTGGCCGGACTGGCGCCCGCCGGCGGCGATGATCGCCCGCGAGGCGGCGAAGGGCCGCTACCTGCCGACCTATCTCGCCGGCGGCATCGAGAATCCGCTTGGCGCGCGTGCGCTCTATCTCGGCACCACCGAATACCGCATCCACGGCACCAACCAGCCCTGGACGATCGGCGGCGCGGTGTCGTCGGGCTGCATCCGCATGCGCAACGAGGACGTCGTCGACCTCTACGAGCGCGTGAATGTCGGAACGACCGTCGAGGTGATATAGTGACTGCGAATCAGCCGGTTAGCAGGGCCGTGTATTTTTGGCGGATGCTGTTGCCCTCAGGCCATAGCGCACTTTTGGGGAACGTGCTTAGACTGGCAGCGAGTTAACGGGGGACGGGCCGTGTGGGGATACGGCCAGTCACGAAAGGGCAGCACGGGAAACCGCGCTGCCCTTTTCGTTCCGCACCGGGTCGCCCCGGAAGCAGCCCGTTTCGCTTTCGGGGCTGATTTCCCGGCGGTCCTCTGCTATTGCAGCGCACAAATCTTGGTTTCACGCAGTTCCGGACGGAAAACGGCCTTTCCTGGAATTGCTCCAGAGGGCAGAGGTGCCAGCCATGACCCGGTCCGACGACAGCCGCTATTTGAGAGGCGGTCCGGTCGCCCAGCGCATCATCGCTTCCGTGCGCGATGACGCGGCAATCGCCGCCGCGGAAGGTTTTCCGCCGAAGCTTGTCTCGATCACCGTCGGCGATATTGCCGCGGTCGATGTCTATGTGCGCAACCAGCGCGCCAAGGCCGAGCTTGCCGGCATCGGCTTCGAGGAACGGCGTTTTGCCGCCGACACCACGGCGGGCGAGCTGGAAGCCGCCATCCACGGCCTCAACGCGGATCCGCGCGTCACCGGCATCATCATCCAGCGGCCCGTGCCCGCGCATATCCCGATCAAGACGCTGCAGGCGGCGGTGCATCCGCTGAAGGACGTCGAGGGCATGCATCCGGCCTCGATCGGCAACATCGTCTACAACCAGCTCGATCTGGCGCCCTGCACGGCGGCCGCCTCGGTCGAGCTGCTGAAGGAGACCGGCCTCGATCTCAAAGGCCTCGAGGTGGTCGTCGTCGGCCATTCCGAGATCGTCGGCAAGCCGATCGCCTTCCTTTTGATGAGCGAGGGCGCGACGGTGACGGTCTGCCATCACATGACGCGTTCGGTGGCGGCACATGCGCGGCGTGCGGACGCACTGTTCGTCGCCGTCGGCAGGCCGCGGCTGATCAAGACCGAGATGGTGAAGCCAGGAGCCTGCGTCATCGACATCGGCATCAATTCGGAAATCGGCCCGGACGGCGAAAGCCGCATCGTCGGCGACGTCGACACGGAGAGCGTCAAGGAGGTCGCCTCCTGGATCACGCCGGTGCCGGGCGGTGTCGGCCCGCTCACGGTCGCGATCCTGCTGCGCAACACCATGGTGGCGCTCAACCGCCAGCGGGCGCTCTACCGCGCGACCTATGGCGTGGCGGACCA
The window above is part of the Mesorhizobium sp. WSM4904 genome. Proteins encoded here:
- a CDS encoding DNA-3-methyladenine glycosylase I codes for the protein MGQENAGLLDGPDGIARCFWHGNLPDYLHYHDHEWGRPVADDRRLFEKICLEGFQSGLSWLTILRKRENFREAFANFDFDKVARFTDQDVERLLGNAGIIRHRGKIVSTINNAKRARELADEAGSLAAWFWKFEPGPDERPSVIDLAHLRANPTTAVSVRISKELKKRGWSFVGPTTVYAFMQAMGLVNDHLEGCVCRAEVEKERKRFKRPK
- a CDS encoding L,D-transpeptidase, translating into MKTAFTFVLGAAAVLAAGATTSFANDRYADRPPVMVSPDLSAPWVLQLGHAPGIVRPTRQATQQPLRRLFQAQPDRQRTAAVQQPAKRMVMRPQINPIYLPQEVAYDGPQKPGTIVIDTKQNFLFLIEKDGKARRYGVGTGKPGFEWSGTHKITDKRVWPDWRPPAAMIAREAAKGRYLPTYLAGGIENPLGARALYLGTTEYRIHGTNQPWTIGGAVSSGCIRMRNEDVVDLYERVNVGTTVEVI
- a CDS encoding bifunctional 5,10-methylenetetrahydrofolate dehydrogenase/5,10-methenyltetrahydrofolate cyclohydrolase, which translates into the protein MTRSDDSRYLRGGPVAQRIIASVRDDAAIAAAEGFPPKLVSITVGDIAAVDVYVRNQRAKAELAGIGFEERRFAADTTAGELEAAIHGLNADPRVTGIIIQRPVPAHIPIKTLQAAVHPLKDVEGMHPASIGNIVYNQLDLAPCTAAASVELLKETGLDLKGLEVVVVGHSEIVGKPIAFLLMSEGATVTVCHHMTRSVAAHARRADALFVAVGRPRLIKTEMVKPGACVIDIGINSEIGPDGESRIVGDVDTESVKEVASWITPVPGGVGPLTVAILLRNTMVALNRQRALYRATYGVADQLAAE